In one Paracoccus everestensis genomic region, the following are encoded:
- the treY gene encoding malto-oligosyltrehalose synthase, with amino-acid sequence MTHIPTATYRIQMRDGVDFARVTQLLPYLAGLGISHLYLSPIFLAGSGSTHGYDIIDPTRVDPVLGGREGFDALARAAREQGLEIILDIVPNHTAFTLENPWLLDVLKHGPASRYARHFDIDWDAGPLVLPFLPEPFEKMLDDGAFHAADGMWHFGDVSLPLAEDSPITGDLRALHDAQHWRLVHFELERDGITHRRFFNVTSLIGMRVEDRAVFDDTHSLIFDLVRNGLVQGLRVDHIDGLADPATYLDWLHDELPGTPVWVEKILVGHETLPPEWQTVGTTGYEAARLIARLFTDPAGIEDLDRAWRQATGIETGFRDELRQAKLDVLDNELAAERRQLGDMAALAAQGSPLAEPGPESLREAVTGLLVSMPRYRSYVTDTARPDDRDLLRAVAEDAAQGLRSRTVVDLLADVMLDPQSDAARAFVRRFQQVSGALLAKAQEDTAGFRWTRYLPANEVGAEPDEPTATIEEATAFLSARRPADMTLVSTHDTKRSGDSRMRLVAISHLPQAFRTLYDAADSLPSASRVEPRWRWYVLQSALAIWDGRAGSTADRLDGHIEKAMREAKLTSFWTNPDDTAEAAAQAFARDLLDQWTRRLDPALQALLDRGTALAFAQLAFQMLMPGFPDIYRGDEAGLLALTDPDNRLAVDWDALQDQGADTDAKLHWTRQLLALRRTQGDFLRDADARVQIDGDRLRLIRSMGDRHLIAEFSGNAALPGDMFLARAFADGTSVSVTVPSSENPANI; translated from the coding sequence ATGACCCATATCCCTACGGCAACCTATCGGATCCAGATGCGCGACGGCGTGGATTTTGCCCGCGTGACGCAGCTTTTGCCCTATCTGGCCGGCCTGGGGATATCGCACCTGTATCTGTCGCCGATCTTCCTGGCGGGATCGGGGTCAACCCACGGCTATGACATCATCGACCCGACGCGCGTCGATCCCGTCCTGGGCGGGCGCGAGGGGTTCGATGCCCTGGCGCGTGCCGCACGCGAACAAGGCCTGGAAATCATCCTGGACATCGTGCCCAACCACACGGCGTTCACGCTGGAAAATCCCTGGCTGCTGGATGTGCTGAAGCACGGTCCGGCCAGCCGCTATGCCCGCCATTTCGACATCGACTGGGACGCGGGGCCGCTGGTCCTGCCCTTCCTGCCGGAACCCTTCGAAAAGATGCTGGACGACGGCGCCTTTCATGCGGCGGACGGGATGTGGCATTTCGGCGACGTGTCCCTGCCCCTGGCCGAAGACAGCCCGATCACCGGCGATCTGCGCGCCTTGCACGATGCCCAGCACTGGCGTCTGGTTCATTTCGAACTGGAACGCGACGGCATCACCCATCGGCGGTTTTTCAACGTCACCAGCCTGATCGGGATGCGGGTCGAGGATCGCGCGGTCTTTGACGACACCCACAGCCTCATCTTCGATCTGGTCCGCAACGGCCTGGTCCAAGGGCTGCGCGTGGATCACATCGACGGGCTGGCCGACCCTGCCACCTATCTGGACTGGCTGCATGACGAACTGCCCGGCACGCCCGTCTGGGTGGAAAAGATCCTTGTGGGACACGAGACGCTGCCCCCTGAATGGCAGACCGTCGGCACCACCGGATACGAGGCCGCACGCCTGATCGCCCGGCTGTTCACCGACCCTGCGGGGATCGAGGATCTGGACCGCGCCTGGCGGCAGGCCACCGGCATCGAAACCGGCTTCCGCGATGAACTGCGCCAAGCCAAGCTGGACGTGCTGGACAATGAACTGGCGGCCGAGCGGCGGCAGCTCGGCGACATGGCCGCGCTGGCAGCGCAAGGATCCCCCCTGGCGGAACCCGGCCCGGAATCCCTGCGAGAGGCGGTGACCGGCCTTCTCGTGTCCATGCCGCGCTATCGCAGCTATGTCACGGATACGGCCCGCCCCGATGATCGCGACCTGCTGCGTGCCGTGGCCGAGGACGCGGCCCAAGGGCTGCGCAGCCGGACGGTCGTGGATCTGCTGGCCGATGTCATGCTGGATCCCCAGTCCGACGCCGCGCGTGCCTTTGTGCGCCGGTTCCAGCAAGTGTCCGGCGCCCTGCTTGCCAAGGCGCAGGAAGACACGGCAGGCTTTCGCTGGACTCGCTATCTGCCCGCGAACGAAGTCGGTGCTGAACCCGACGAGCCGACGGCCACGATCGAGGAGGCCACGGCCTTCCTGTCCGCGCGGCGCCCGGCGGACATGACGCTGGTGTCCACGCATGACACGAAACGGTCGGGCGATTCCCGGATGCGGCTGGTCGCGATCAGCCACCTGCCCCAGGCGTTCCGGACGCTGTACGATGCGGCGGACAGCCTGCCCTCGGCCAGCCGGGTCGAACCCCGCTGGCGGTGGTATGTCCTGCAATCGGCCCTAGCAATCTGGGATGGACGGGCGGGATCGACCGCCGACAGGCTGGACGGCCATATCGAAAAGGCGATGCGCGAAGCCAAGCTGACCAGTTTCTGGACCAATCCCGACGACACCGCCGAGGCTGCTGCCCAGGCCTTTGCACGCGACCTTCTGGACCAGTGGACCCGTCGCCTCGATCCTGCCCTGCAAGCCTTGCTGGACCGGGGAACGGCCTTGGCTTTTGCCCAACTGGCCTTCCAGATGCTGATGCCGGGATTTCCCGACATCTATCGGGGGGACGAAGCAGGCTTGCTGGCCCTCACCGACCCCGACAATCGCCTGGCGGTAGATTGGGACGCCCTGCAGGATCAGGGGGCTGACACGGACGCCAAGCTGCATTGGACCCGGCAGCTTCTGGCGTTGCGCAGGACACAAGGGGATTTCCTTCGCGATGCGGATGCACGGGTGCAGATCGACGGGGACCGGCTGCGCCTGATCCGCAGCATGGGCGACCGGCATCTGATTGCCGAGTTTTCGGGCAACGCCGCCTTGCCGGGTGACATGTTCCTGGCCCGCGCCTTTGCCGATGGCACAAGCGTCAGCGTCACCGTGCCAAGCAGCGAAAATCCTGCTAACATTTGA